A window from Gallus gallus isolate bGalGal1 chromosome 7, bGalGal1.mat.broiler.GRCg7b, whole genome shotgun sequence encodes these proteins:
- the MSTN gene encoding growth/differentiation factor 8 precursor, whose protein sequence is MQKLAVYVYIYLFMQIAVDPVALDGSSQPTENAEKDGLCNACTWRQNTKSSRIEAIKIQILSKLRLEQAPNISRDVIKQLLPKAPPLQELIDQYDVQRDDSSDGSLEDDDYHATTETIITMPTESDFLVQMEGKPKCCFFKFSSKIQYNKVVKAQLWIYLRQVQKPTTVFVQILRLIKPMKDGTRYTGIRSLKLDMNPGTGIWQSIDVKTVLQNWLKQPESNLGIEIKAFDETGRDLAVTFPGPGEDGLNPFLEVRVTDTPKRSRRDFGLDCDEHSTESRCCRYPLTVDFEAFGWDWIIAPKRYKANYCSGECEFVFLQKYPHTHLVHQANPRGSAGPCCTPTKMSPINMLYFNGKEQIIYGKIPAMVVDRCGCS, encoded by the exons ATGCAAAAGCTAGCAGTCTATGTTTATATTTACCTGTTCATGCAGATCGCGGTTGATCCAGTGGCTCTGGATGGCAGTAGTCAGCCCACAGAGAACGCTGAAAAAGACGGACTGTGCAATGCTTGTACGTGGAGACAGAATACAAAATCCTCCAGAATAGAAGCCATAAAAATTCAAATCCTCAGCAAACTGCGGCTGGAACAAGCACCTAACATTAGCAGGGACGTTATTAAACAGCTTTTACCCAAAGCTCCTCCACTGCAGGAACTGATTGATCAGTATGATGTCCAGAGGGACGACAGTAGCGATGGCTCTTTGGAAGACGATGACTATCATGCCACAACCGAGACGATTATCACAATGCCTACGGAGT CTGATTTTCTTGTACAAATGGAGGGAAAACCAAAATGTTGCTTCTTTAAGTTTAGCTCTAAAATACAATATAACAAAGTAGTAAAGGCACAATTATGGATATACTTGAGGCAAGTCCAAAAACCTACAACGGTGTTTGTGCAGATCCTGAGACTCATTAAGCCCATGAAAGACGGTACAAGATATACTGGAATTCGATCTTTGAAACTTGACATGAACCCAGGCACTGGTATCTGGCAGAGTATTGATGTGAAGACAGTGCTGCAAAATTGGCTCAAACAGCCTGAATCCAATTTAGGCATcgaaataaaagcttttgatGAGACTGGACGAGATCTTGCTGTCACATTCCCAGGACCGGGTGAAGATGGATTG aACCCATTTTTAGAGGTCAGAGTTACAGACACACCGAAACGGTCCCGCAGAGATTTTGGCCTTGACTGTGATGAGCACTCAACGGAATCCCGATGTTGTCGCTACCCGCTGACAGTGGATTTCGAAGCTTTTGGATGGGACTGGATTATAGCACCTAAAAGATACAAAGCCAATTACTGCTCCGGAGAATGCGAATTTGTGTTTCTACAGAAATACCCGCACACTCACCTGGTACACCAAGCAAATCCCAGAGGCTCAGCAGGCCCTTGCTGCACACCCACCAAGATGTCCCCTATAAACATGCTgtatttcaatggaaaagaacaaataatatATGGAAAGATACCAGCCATGGTTGTAGATCGTTGCGGGTGCTCATGA